From Bacilli bacterium PM5-9:
TCTTGAATTCTAGTTAAAAGGAAAAATAATTCTGATTGTTTATCAATCTTGTGTTCAATTAAATTATCATCTAATATATGAGAAGTACGATGTTTATCATCTTTTACTAATCCAATAACTTTAATATTTAAGTTAAAAGTGCTAATTATCTCTCTTGCAATATTTACTTGACCAATACCACCATCAACAATAATTAAATCAGGTTGTTTTAACTTATCTACTAAAACACGATAATAACGACGATATAAAACTTCTCTCATAAAGGCATAATCATCAACAATTTCAGTTTCCTTAATTCTAAATTTTCGATATTCACTTTTAATTGGCTTTCCATCTTCAAAAACAACCATTGAACCTATTGAATTACTACCTTGTAAAGTTGAATTATCAAATGCTTCAATACGGTGTATTTTATCACTCATTTGTAGGATATTTTGTAATTGATTTAAAGCATCAATAAGTTTATTATCATTATTTGTAACCATTTCATATTCTTGTTTTAATAAATTTTGAGCATTTTCACATGCTAAATCAAGCATTTTTTTATGATCACCTTTTTGAGGTACTTTTAATTTATTATCTAATAATTCTTCAATCACTTCACTACAATATTTTTGTTCAATTAATACTTCACTTGGTAAACTATTTAAATCATAGTATTGAAGTAGAAATGATTCTAGTGTATCTTGAACATCATCAATTAAAGTGAAAATATCACCATTTCTTTCAATTAATGTTCCATTTCTAACAATTAAAATTTGAATTGAAATATAATCCTTATTATATGAAACACCAATATAATCACGATCTTTTAAATCATATTTGAAAACTTTTTGTTTATTAGTTGTTGTATTAATAGAATCAATTAAATTTTTATAATCTAGTGCTTTTTCAAAATTTAATTTTTCACTTGCAGCATTCATTTTATTTTCTATTTCTTTAATAACATCACTAGTATTACCATTTAAAAAGTGTTTTATTTTCTTGATTATATTAGCATATTCTTCATCACTCACATCAACAATACATGGTGCAACACATTGCTCTAAATGATAATATAAACATTCTTTTTTAGGCAATTTATCACATTTTCTTAATTTATATAATTTATTCAATAAATTCAAAGTATCCCAAGCTGCATTAGAATTTGGATAAGGACCAAAATAAGTCATTTTTTTATTTTTAGTATTTCTTACAACTTTTAATCGTGGATTTTTTTCTTTCGTGATTGCTATATAAGGATAAAATTTATCATCCATAAACATAACATTATATTTAGGTCGATGCTTTTTAATTAAATTTATTTCTAAAATTAATGATTCTTTTTCATTACTAGTCAAAATATGTTCAATATCAACTACTTCATTTACTAATAATTGTGTTTTATCATTATGAACTTTGTTAAAATATGAAGTAACTCGCTTTTTTAAATCCTTAGCTTTTCCAACATAAATAATATTATTTCTTTTATTTTTCATTAAATAACAACCTGGTTTATGTGGTAAGGTTGTTAATAAAGTATTAATATGTTGTTTTATTTTATCATCCATAGTATCACCATAATAATTATATCATAAAAAAATAATTTTATGACAAATATACACTATTCAAAAAAAACTATCAGCAAAAGCTAATAGTTTAATTTTATCCAATATATTTTTCTTTTTTATTTAAATGATGAACTGTTTTAATGAATCTAATTGTATTTGTTTCAGCTCTCATTGCGATTGATTCAGTTGTTGCTTGTCCAGGTTTTTCAAATTTAATACCTTCCATAAAGTCAGTATCAGTAACTGCTGTTGCAGCAAATTGAACTTCATCTCCTCTAACTAAATCTTCAATAGTTAATAGTTGTCCCATTTCAAGACCCATTGCTTCACAACGATCAATTTCTTCTTGAGTTTCAGGTAATAGACGACCTTGGAAATCTCCACCCATACATTTAACAGCTGCTGCAGCTAAAACACCTTCTGGTGCACCTCCACTACCAATCATTAAATCAATTCCACTTGAATCAAAACAAGTAGCCCATGCTGTTGAAATATCACCATCATTTACTAATTTAACACGGCAACCCAATTTACGACAAACATCAATATGCTTTTGATGTCTTTCACGATCTAACATTACAACTGTAATATCTTCAACTCTTTTATCAAGAACTTTTGCTAAAGCAATAATATTATGATCAAGTGGTAAATCTAAATGAACAACACCCTTACCTCTTGGTCCAACACAAATTTTATCCATATACATATCTGGAGCGTGAAGCATTTTTCCAGTTGGTGTTACTGCGATTACACTAATTGCATTATCTTGTCCTTTAGAAATAATTGTTGTTCCATCAAGTGGATCAACTGCTATATCAATTTTTTCACAGTTTTCTGTTACATTACCTACATGTTCACCGATATATAACATTGGTGCCTCGTCCATTTCACCTTCACCAATAACAATCTTACCATCAACATCAATATGATTAAACATACGACGCATTCCATCAACTGCAGCTCCATCTGCTGCATTTTTATCTCCTTTTCCTAACCACTCTGCTGCTTTTATGGTTGCTACTTCTGTTACCCTTACTAAATCAAGCGCTAAATTTTTATCCATTGCGACCTCCATATTTTTCTAAATTAATTAGAATTTTTTAAATTTTTATGCTAAGGCTAAATCAAACTAGTTTTATATTATAATAATATCAAGATAGGCTTTGTAATTCCACCTCAATGACAATTATAATACATTTTAAGCAAAATGACAACGCTTTCATTTTTTGAACATTAAAAATATTTATCTAGTAATATTACAGTATATAAATATAATTATCTTAAATAACTAAATGATTATTATATAACAAACATTAATTTTCTATTAGTTATTTTTATATTAACAATTTATTACTTAAAAAAACACCATAATTGCACCATAAATTAAATTTTTTATTGCAGTAAAAAAATATTATTGTTATAATTTTAATTAGAGAGTGCGAGGTGAAGATATGAGTCAAATAAAAAAAAGTGCAAAGGATCTTGCATATGATTACATTAAAGAAAGAATAATAAGTGGTGAATATGCTCCTAAAGAAAAAATTGATGATGTTAGGATTGCTAAAGAATTAAATATTAGTAAAACACCAATTCGTGAAGCAATTCAAGTTTTAGTATCACAGAATTTCCTTAACAGTACCCCTAAAATTGGGACAACAGTTACTGAAATTGATATAAAAGATATTTATCAATTATATGAGCCTTTAGCAACCATTCAAGGTTTAGCAGCACGTATAGCATGTTTATCTATAAAAAAAGAAAATATTGAATATTTAGTTGATATTAATGAAAGAATAGCAAATGCAATTAGAAGAGATGATTTTTTAAGTGCAATGGAACTTGATAAAGAATTTCATAACTATATTTTAAAAATTGCAGATAATCCTTATATCACAAGTTTTTCAAATGATTTGATTATGCAAGTTCAAAGAATTGAATTTATGTTTTTAACAACTATTACTTCATTTTCAAAATCAATTGATGAACATAATGACTTAATAAAAGCATTACAAAATAAAGATGAAGAACAAGCAGAAAAAATGATGGAAAATAACTGGTTAACAACTATTCCAGATGTTAACATTAAATCATTATCAAGATTAATGAATTCACTAAAATAAAGGAGCCTATAAAAATGAAAATTTCTAATAGAATTTTAAATATGCCAGAAAGCCCTGTTAGAAAAATGGATACTATTGCAACAAAAATAAAAGAAAGTGGAATTAATATTCATCACCTAAATATCGGTGATCCAGATATTAAAACACCTGAAATTTTTTTTAAAGCGATTAAAGAATATGATACACAAATATTAGGATATGCTAAATCTGAAGGAGTAAGCGATTTAGTACATTCTTTACAAAAATATTATAAAAAATTTAATTTGGATTTTGATTATGAAGATATTCTTGTTACAGCAGGCGGTTCAGAAGCTTTACAACTTATTCTGATGAGTGTTTGTGATTATCATGAAGAAATACTTGTGTTTGAACCATTCTATACAAATTATAATGGATTTGCTGATGTATGTGATGTAAAAACAGTTGCAGTAACTACTCACTCAAAAAATGGATTTCATTTACCAAGTAAAGAAGAAATAATTAGTAAAATCACACCTAAAACAAGAGCGATTTTATTTTCTAATCCTGGTAATCCAACTGGTACCGTTTATACAAGAGATGAGATCGAAATGCTTGCAGATATTGCAATCGAAGAAGATTTATATATTATATCCGATGAAGTATATCGTGAGTTTGTATATGATGGATTAGAAAGTATTAGTTCTGCTTCAATTGATAGAATTAAAGATCGTGTTATCATAGTTGATTCAATTTCAAAAAGATATTCAGCATGTGGTGCAAGAATTGGATGTCTTGCTTCTAAAAATAAAGAATTAATGAACCAAGTATTAAAAATATGTCAAAATCGACTTTGTGTTCCTACTCTTGATCAAATTGGTGCTAAAGCATTATATGATGCTGATCAATCATTTTTAAATGAAGTGAAAGCAGAATATGATAGTAGACGTAATTTAATTTATAATGAACTTGCTGGAACAAATGGAATTAGTTTTATTAAACCAGATGGTGCCTTCTATTTAATTTTAGATTTACCAATCAAAGATGCTGAACATTTTGTGACATGGTTGTTAACTGAATTTAGCATTGATAATGAAACTGTAATGTTAGCTCCAGCGCAAGGATTTTATAGTACAAAAGGATTAGGTAAGAATCAAGTTAGAATAGCATATATTCTTGATTGTGATAAATTGAAACGAGCTGCAAAAATAATAAAATTAGGATTAAAGGAGTATATGAAAAAATATGAATAATTATTATCGAAATAGTATCATTGAAATTAATTTAGATACTTTAAAAAACAATGTAAATGAAGTGAAAAATAAATGTTCGAAAGATAAGTTTTTATATGCAGTAATTAAAGGTGATGCTTATGGACATGGAATTAAACAAATGGCTGAAGTTGTAGTTGAATCAGATGCGAATGGAATTGCTGTTGCGACATTAGATGAAGCAATTATTGTTAGACAATACCAAAAAAACATCAAAATACTTTGTTTAGGTATTATTAGAGATGAAGATTATGGTGTAGCTGCTGATAATGAAATAACACTTACTATTGCAAATATACATAGTGCTAATGTAGTTGCTAAAACAAAACTAAATAAAAAATTAGATGTTCATTTAAAAGTAAATACTGGTATGAATCGTATTGGTTTTAAAGAAATACCAGAATTTGAAGAAGTAATTGATATATTAAAACAAAATGAAAATATTAATATTGATGGAAT
This genomic window contains:
- a CDS encoding excinuclease ABC subunit C (product_source=KO:K03703; cath_funfam=1.10.150.20,3.40.1440.10,4.10.860.10; cog=COG0322; ko=KO:K03703; pfam=PF01541,PF02151,PF08459; smart=SM00465; superfamily=46600,47781,53067,82771; tigrfam=TIGR00194), translated to MDDKIKQHINTLLTTLPHKPGCYLMKNKRNNIIYVGKAKDLKKRVTSYFNKVHNDKTQLLVNEVVDIEHILTSNEKESLILEINLIKKHRPKYNVMFMDDKFYPYIAITKEKNPRLKVVRNTKNKKMTYFGPYPNSNAAWDTLNLLNKLYKLRKCDKLPKKECLYYHLEQCVAPCIVDVSDEEYANIIKKIKHFLNGNTSDVIKEIENKMNAASEKLNFEKALDYKNLIDSINTTTNKQKVFKYDLKDRDYIGVSYNKDYISIQILIVRNGTLIERNGDIFTLIDDVQDTLESFLLQYYDLNSLPSEVLIEQKYCSEVIEELLDNKLKVPQKGDHKKMLDLACENAQNLLKQEYEMVTNNDNKLIDALNQLQNILQMSDKIHRIEAFDNSTLQGSNSIGSMVVFEDGKPIKSEYRKFRIKETEIVDDYAFMREVLYRRYYRVLVDKLKQPDLIIVDGGIGQVNIAREIISTFNLNIKVIGLVKDDKHRTSHILDDNLIEHKIDKQSELFFLLTRIQDEVHRYAITYHRKLRSKSMFSSVLDDVNGIGEVRKKKLLKHFESFKKMKEASLDEIKEVLPEEIASDLFNKLQEENDN
- a CDS encoding DNA-binding GntR family transcriptional regulator (product_source=COG1802; cath_funfam=1.10.10.10,1.20.120.530; cog=COG1802; pfam=PF00392,PF07729; smart=SM00345,SM00895; superfamily=46785,48008) yields the protein MSQIKKSAKDLAYDYIKERIISGEYAPKEKIDDVRIAKELNISKTPIREAIQVLVSQNFLNSTPKIGTTVTEIDIKDIYQLYEPLATIQGLAARIACLSIKKENIEYLVDINERIANAIRRDDFLSAMELDKEFHNYILKIADNPYITSFSNDLIMQVQRIEFMFLTTITSFSKSIDEHNDLIKALQNKDEEQAEKMMENNWLTTIPDVNIKSLSRLMNSLK
- a CDS encoding fructose-1,6-bisphosphatase II (product_source=KO:K02446; cath_funfam=3.30.540.10; cog=COG1494; ko=KO:K02446; pfam=PF03320; superfamily=56655; tigrfam=TIGR00330); translated protein: MDKNLALDLVRVTEVATIKAAEWLGKGDKNAADGAAVDGMRRMFNHIDVDGKIVIGEGEMDEAPMLYIGEHVGNVTENCEKIDIAVDPLDGTTIISKGQDNAISVIAVTPTGKMLHAPDMYMDKICVGPRGKGVVHLDLPLDHNIIALAKVLDKRVEDITVVMLDRERHQKHIDVCRKLGCRVKLVNDGDISTAWATCFDSSGIDLMIGSGGAPEGVLAAAAVKCMGGDFQGRLLPETQEEIDRCEAMGLEMGQLLTIEDLVRGDEVQFAATAVTDTDFMEGIKFEKPGQATTESIAMRAETNTIRFIKTVHHLNKKEKYIG
- a CDS encoding aspartate aminotransferase (product_source=KO:K00812; cath_funfam=3.40.640.10; cog=COG0436; ko=KO:K00812; pfam=PF00155; superfamily=53383) — encoded protein: MKISNRILNMPESPVRKMDTIATKIKESGINIHHLNIGDPDIKTPEIFFKAIKEYDTQILGYAKSEGVSDLVHSLQKYYKKFNLDFDYEDILVTAGGSEALQLILMSVCDYHEEILVFEPFYTNYNGFADVCDVKTVAVTTHSKNGFHLPSKEEIISKITPKTRAILFSNPGNPTGTVYTRDEIEMLADIAIEEDLYIISDEVYREFVYDGLESISSASIDRIKDRVIIVDSISKRYSACGARIGCLASKNKELMNQVLKICQNRLCVPTLDQIGAKALYDADQSFLNEVKAEYDSRRNLIYNELAGTNGISFIKPDGAFYLILDLPIKDAEHFVTWLLTEFSIDNETVMLAPAQGFYSTKGLGKNQVRIAYILDCDKLKRAAKIIKLGLKEYMKKYE